The Lacticaseibacillus rhamnosus DNA window TGGGAAAAGGCCCATTTTTCAAGCGCTGCCTGGACCTTTGGCGAGGTACCGACCGGATTTTCATTGAATGACAAGCGCGTCATTTTAGCCAAACCGGCCGCTTTGGCGATTCTTTCCGGGGTGCTGTCTGAGACATAATCCGGCAGCCCGGCAATACTGTTGCGTAACATTACGCCACCTGCTTTCTTAATTGTCTTAGAGTTTACCCGTTATATCGAAAAATGTAAATATATTATGCATAAATATCCATATGAGTACAATCGTGTCTGCTCATTTTTTGCGCAATCACGTTATTAAAAAACCAAGCCAGTACGCAACAGAATTTGCTAATGATGCGGATTGACTTGGTTAAAGTTGGTTATTCATTCGTCATAAAATGACAAAAATGTGCGCTTTATTTTTTGGCGACAAAGGCTAAGTAATAAGTGACCGCTGCTACCGTCTGAGCGGAATTGATTTTGCCACTTTTAACTCCGGCGACTAGTTCGCTGAATGGCACGAGCCGGCTGGTGACAAATTCATCGGGATCAAAATCCTGAGAAGTTTTGGCCGCCAAATCAAGTTTTGCCAAGACGAGATGGACGGTTTCATCCGTCATGCCTTCGCTTGAACGGACGGCGGTTAACCACTGAAGATCATGCGTGATATAGCCGGTTTCTTCGCGCAGTTCCCGGCTGGCGGCAGTTTGCCAATCTTCACCGGCATCGATTAAGCCGGCGGGCAACGCATAAACTTCACTGTTCGTCGCCACGCGGTATTCACGATTAATTAACACCCGATTGTCATGAGTCAACGCCAACATTGCCACCGCGTTAGCATGCCGAATTAAGTCACGTTTAACGGTTAGGCCATCAGGCGTTTTGATTT harbors:
- a CDS encoding NUDIX hydrolase is translated as MFFDHPLAKGTILSETPHYHGPIFDIVTQKIKTPDGLTVKRDLIRHANAVAMLALTHDNRVLINREYRVATNSEVYALPAGLIDAGEDWQTAASRELREETGYITHDLQWLTAVRSSEGMTDETVHLVLAKLDLAAKTSQDFDPDEFVTSRLVPFSELVAGVKSGKINSAQTVAAVTYYLAFVAKK